The following are from one region of the Myotis daubentonii chromosome 2, mMyoDau2.1, whole genome shotgun sequence genome:
- the RAB5B gene encoding ras-related protein Rab-5B isoform X1 has product MTSRSTARPNGQPQASKICQFKLVLLGESAVGKSSLVLRFVKGQFHEYQESTIGAAFLTQSVCLDDTTVKFEIWDTAGQERYHSLAPMYYRGAQAAIVVYDITNQETFARAKTWVKELQRQASPSIVIALAGNKADLANKRMVEYEEAQAYADDNSLLFMETSAKTAMNVNDLFLAIAKKLPKSEPQNLGGAAGRSRGVDLHEQSQQNKSQCCSN; this is encoded by the exons ATGACTAGCAGAAGCACAGCCAGGCCCAATGGGCAGCCCCAGGCCAGCAAAATATGCCAGTTCAAATTGGTCCTGTTGGGTGAATCTGCAGTGGGAAAGTCTAGCCTGGTGTTACGTTTTGTCAAAGGGCAATTCCATGAGTACCAGGAGAGCACCATTGGAG CGGCCTTCCTCACCCAGTCCGTTTGCCTAGATGACACAACAGTCAAGTTTGAGATCTGGGACACAGCAGGGCAGGAGCGATACCATAGCTTGGCCCCCATGTACTACAGAGGTGCCCAAGCTGCAATTGTGGTGTATGACATTACTAATCAG GAAACCTTCGCCCGAGCGAAGACATGGGTAAAGGAACTACAGCGACAGGCCAGTCCTAGCATTGTTATTGCCCTGGCGGGGAACAAAGCTGACCTGGCCAACAAGCGCATGGTGGAGTATGAA GAGGCCCAGGCATATGCAGATGACAACAGCTTATTGTTTATGGAGACCTCAGCCAAGACAGCTATGAACGTGAATGATCTCTTCCTGGCAATAG CTAAGAAGTTGCCAAAGAGTGAACCCCAGAATCTGGGGGGTGCAGCAGGCCGAAGCCGAGGTGTGGATCTCCATGAGCAGTCCCAGCAGAACAAGAGCCAGTGTTGTAGCAACTGA
- the SUOX gene encoding sulfite oxidase, mitochondrial isoform X2: MGTLLGLGAVLAYHDRRCRAAQESPHIYTREEVKSHSSPETRIWVTLGSEVFDVTEFVDLHPGGPSKLMLAAGGPLEPFWALYAVHNQSHIREILAQYKIGELSPEDKMPSTLKTSDPYADDPIRHPALKVNSQRPFNAEPPPELLTETYITPNPIFFTRNHLPVPNLDPDTYRLHIVGPPGRRPLSLSLDDLHKFPKHEITVTLQCAGNRRSEMSQVKEVRGLEWRTGAISTARWAGARLCDVLAKAGHQLRETEAHVCFEGLDSDPTGTAYGASIPLARAMDPEAEVLLAYEMNGQPLPRDHGFPVRVVVPGVVGARHVKWLGKVSVEPEESYSHWQRRDYKGFSPSVDWDSVDFDSSPSIQELPVQSAITEPKDGEMVEAGEVTVKGYAWSGGGRAVIRVDVSLDGGLTWQVAELDREEQRPRKAWAWRLWQLQAPVPPGKKELNIVCKAVDDSYNVQPDTMAPIWNLRGVLSNAWHRVHVRVAS, encoded by the exons ATGGGGACCCTGTTAGGCCTTGGTGCAGTGTTGGCCTATCATGACCGTCGTTGCAGG gctgctCAGGAGTCACCACACATATACACCAGAGAGGAAGTAAAATCCCACAGCAGCCCTGAGACTAGGATCTGGGTGACTCTGGGCTCTGAGGTCTTTGATGTCACAGAATTTGTGGACCTACACCCAGGGGGGCCATCAAAGCTGATGCTAGCAGCTGGGGGTCCTCTAGAGCCCTTCTGGGCCCTCTATGCTGTTCACAACCAGTCCCACATACGTGAGATACTGGCTCAGTACAAGATCGGGGAGCTGAGCCCAGAAGACAAGATGCCATCCACCTTGAAGACCTCTGACCCTTACGCTGATGATCCTATACGTCACCCAGCTCTGAAGGTCAACAGCCAGCGCCCCTTTAATGCAGAGCCCCCCCCTGAGCTGCTGACAGAAACCTACATCACACCCAACCCTATCTTCTTCACTCGAAACCATCTGCCTGTACCTAACCTGGACCCAGACACCTATCGCCTGCATATTGTAGGACCACCTGGGAGACGGCCACTGTCTCTGTCCCTGGATGACTTACACAAGTTCCCCAAGCACGAGATCACGGTCACTCTGCAGTGTGCTGGCAACCGGCGCTCTGAGATGAGTCAGGTAAAAGAAGTAAGAGGTCTGGAGTGGAGAACAGGCGCCATTAGCACTGCACGCTGGGCTGGGGCACGACTATGTGATGTATTAGCTAAGGCTGGTCACCAACTCCGTGAAACTGAGGCCCACGTCTGCTTTGAGGGACTGGACTCAGACCCCACAGGGACTGCCTATGGAGCATCCATCCCTCTGGCTCGGGCCATGGACCCTGAAGCTGAGGTCCTGCTGGCATATGAGATGAATGGGCAGCCTCTGCCTCGTGACCACGGCTTTCCTGTGCGGGTGGTGGTTCCTGGTGTGGTGGGTGCCCGCCATGTCAAATGGCTGGGCAAAGTGAGTGTGGAACCGGAGGAAAGTTACAGCCACTGGCAGCGGCGAGATTACAAAGGCTTCTCTCCTTCCGTGGACTGGGACTCTGTAGATTTTGACTCTTCTCCATCTATTCAGGAGCTTCCTGTCCAGTCAGCCATCACAGAGCCCAAGGATGGGGAGATGGTAGAGGCAGGGGAGGTGACTGTCAAGGGCTATGCGTGGAGTGGTGGTGGAAGGGCTGTGATCAGGGTGGATGTATCTCTGGATGGGGGCCTAACCTGGCAGGTGGCTGAGCTGGATAGAGAGGAACAGCGCCCCCGCAAGGCCTGGGCCTGGCGGCTCTGGCAGCTGCAAGCCCCTGTACCACCTGGGAAAAAGGAACTGAACATTGTTTGTAAGGCTGTAGATGACAGCTACAATGTGCAGCCAGACACCATGGCCCCAATCTGGAACCTGCGAGGCGTGCTCAGCAATGCGTGGCACCGTGTCCATGTCCGTGTTGCCTCATGA
- the SUOX gene encoding sulfite oxidase, mitochondrial isoform X1 — MLLLLHRAVALGLRPACRFKSTHSRLCIQACSTNDSFQHQCPSRAFSTDNSSTRGWRVMGTLLGLGAVLAYHDRRCRAAQESPHIYTREEVKSHSSPETRIWVTLGSEVFDVTEFVDLHPGGPSKLMLAAGGPLEPFWALYAVHNQSHIREILAQYKIGELSPEDKMPSTLKTSDPYADDPIRHPALKVNSQRPFNAEPPPELLTETYITPNPIFFTRNHLPVPNLDPDTYRLHIVGPPGRRPLSLSLDDLHKFPKHEITVTLQCAGNRRSEMSQVKEVRGLEWRTGAISTARWAGARLCDVLAKAGHQLRETEAHVCFEGLDSDPTGTAYGASIPLARAMDPEAEVLLAYEMNGQPLPRDHGFPVRVVVPGVVGARHVKWLGKVSVEPEESYSHWQRRDYKGFSPSVDWDSVDFDSSPSIQELPVQSAITEPKDGEMVEAGEVTVKGYAWSGGGRAVIRVDVSLDGGLTWQVAELDREEQRPRKAWAWRLWQLQAPVPPGKKELNIVCKAVDDSYNVQPDTMAPIWNLRGVLSNAWHRVHVRVAS, encoded by the exons ATGTTGCTGCTGCTGCATAGAGCTGTAGCCCTGGGGCTCAGACCGGCCTGCAG ATTCAAGTCTACCCACTCAAGGCTCTGCATTCAGGCCTGCTCTACAAATGATTCATTTCAGCATCAGTGCCCCAGCCGTGCCTTCTCTACAGATAACTCCAGCACCAGGGGATGGAGAGTCATGGGGACCCTGTTAGGCCTTGGTGCAGTGTTGGCCTATCATGACCGTCGTTGCAGG gctgctCAGGAGTCACCACACATATACACCAGAGAGGAAGTAAAATCCCACAGCAGCCCTGAGACTAGGATCTGGGTGACTCTGGGCTCTGAGGTCTTTGATGTCACAGAATTTGTGGACCTACACCCAGGGGGGCCATCAAAGCTGATGCTAGCAGCTGGGGGTCCTCTAGAGCCCTTCTGGGCCCTCTATGCTGTTCACAACCAGTCCCACATACGTGAGATACTGGCTCAGTACAAGATCGGGGAGCTGAGCCCAGAAGACAAGATGCCATCCACCTTGAAGACCTCTGACCCTTACGCTGATGATCCTATACGTCACCCAGCTCTGAAGGTCAACAGCCAGCGCCCCTTTAATGCAGAGCCCCCCCCTGAGCTGCTGACAGAAACCTACATCACACCCAACCCTATCTTCTTCACTCGAAACCATCTGCCTGTACCTAACCTGGACCCAGACACCTATCGCCTGCATATTGTAGGACCACCTGGGAGACGGCCACTGTCTCTGTCCCTGGATGACTTACACAAGTTCCCCAAGCACGAGATCACGGTCACTCTGCAGTGTGCTGGCAACCGGCGCTCTGAGATGAGTCAGGTAAAAGAAGTAAGAGGTCTGGAGTGGAGAACAGGCGCCATTAGCACTGCACGCTGGGCTGGGGCACGACTATGTGATGTATTAGCTAAGGCTGGTCACCAACTCCGTGAAACTGAGGCCCACGTCTGCTTTGAGGGACTGGACTCAGACCCCACAGGGACTGCCTATGGAGCATCCATCCCTCTGGCTCGGGCCATGGACCCTGAAGCTGAGGTCCTGCTGGCATATGAGATGAATGGGCAGCCTCTGCCTCGTGACCACGGCTTTCCTGTGCGGGTGGTGGTTCCTGGTGTGGTGGGTGCCCGCCATGTCAAATGGCTGGGCAAAGTGAGTGTGGAACCGGAGGAAAGTTACAGCCACTGGCAGCGGCGAGATTACAAAGGCTTCTCTCCTTCCGTGGACTGGGACTCTGTAGATTTTGACTCTTCTCCATCTATTCAGGAGCTTCCTGTCCAGTCAGCCATCACAGAGCCCAAGGATGGGGAGATGGTAGAGGCAGGGGAGGTGACTGTCAAGGGCTATGCGTGGAGTGGTGGTGGAAGGGCTGTGATCAGGGTGGATGTATCTCTGGATGGGGGCCTAACCTGGCAGGTGGCTGAGCTGGATAGAGAGGAACAGCGCCCCCGCAAGGCCTGGGCCTGGCGGCTCTGGCAGCTGCAAGCCCCTGTACCACCTGGGAAAAAGGAACTGAACATTGTTTGTAAGGCTGTAGATGACAGCTACAATGTGCAGCCAGACACCATGGCCCCAATCTGGAACCTGCGAGGCGTGCTCAGCAATGCGTGGCACCGTGTCCATGTCCGTGTTGCCTCATGA
- the RAB5B gene encoding ras-related protein Rab-5B isoform X2, translated as MTSRSTARPNGQPQASKICQFKLVLLGESAVGKSSLVLRFVKGQFHEYQESTIGAAFLTQSVCLDDTTVKFEIWDTAGQERYHSLAPMYYRGAQAAIVVYDITNQEAQAYADDNSLLFMETSAKTAMNVNDLFLAIAKKLPKSEPQNLGGAAGRSRGVDLHEQSQQNKSQCCSN; from the exons ATGACTAGCAGAAGCACAGCCAGGCCCAATGGGCAGCCCCAGGCCAGCAAAATATGCCAGTTCAAATTGGTCCTGTTGGGTGAATCTGCAGTGGGAAAGTCTAGCCTGGTGTTACGTTTTGTCAAAGGGCAATTCCATGAGTACCAGGAGAGCACCATTGGAG CGGCCTTCCTCACCCAGTCCGTTTGCCTAGATGACACAACAGTCAAGTTTGAGATCTGGGACACAGCAGGGCAGGAGCGATACCATAGCTTGGCCCCCATGTACTACAGAGGTGCCCAAGCTGCAATTGTGGTGTATGACATTACTAATCAG GAGGCCCAGGCATATGCAGATGACAACAGCTTATTGTTTATGGAGACCTCAGCCAAGACAGCTATGAACGTGAATGATCTCTTCCTGGCAATAG CTAAGAAGTTGCCAAAGAGTGAACCCCAGAATCTGGGGGGTGCAGCAGGCCGAAGCCGAGGTGTGGATCTCCATGAGCAGTCCCAGCAGAACAAGAGCCAGTGTTGTAGCAACTGA